One part of the Prionailurus bengalensis isolate Pbe53 chromosome B2, Fcat_Pben_1.1_paternal_pri, whole genome shotgun sequence genome encodes these proteins:
- the ACOT13 gene encoding acyl-coenzyme A thioesterase 13, whose translation MNRLTQHLLELLKTMGSGRGFDRVLEKMTLVSATPGKLICEMRVEDDHANKYGTLHGGMIATLVDNVSTLALVSTERGAPGVSVDMNITYVAPAKIGEDIVITAHVLKEGKTLAFTSVDVTKKATGKLIAQGRHTKHLGNQNTTA comes from the exons ATGAACCGCTTGACACAGCACCTGCTGGAGCTGTTGAAGACGATGGGCAGTGGTCGCGGTTTTGATAGAGTTTTGGAAAAG ATGACTCTGGTCTCTGCTACCCCTGGGAAACTGATTTGTGAAATGAGAGTAGAAGACGACCATGCCAATAAGTACGGCACTCTGCATGGTGGCATGATAGCCACCTTGGTGGATAACGTATCAACATTGGCTCTGGTATCCACAGAAAGGGGAGCACCGGGAGTCAGTGTCGATATGAACATAAC GTACGTGGCACCGGCTAAAATAGGAGAAGATATAGTGATAACAGCCCATGttctgaaggaaggaaaaacacttGCATTTACCTCCGTGGATGTGACGAAGAAGGCCACGGGAAAATTAATAGCACAAGGCAGACACACAAAACACCTGGGAAACCAGAACACCACCGCCTAA